A genomic window from Triticum urartu cultivar G1812 chromosome 7, Tu2.1, whole genome shotgun sequence includes:
- the LOC125519846 gene encoding heptahelical transmembrane protein ADIPOR1 yields the protein MDQESSMGAGQLQEEEAPAAMAKSAKRRGKQQRREGGGGGRKRRQQQQQQEYRLVSYEELPEYMKENEFILNHYRSEWPLLHAFLSVFSWHNETINIWTHLLGFFLFLGLTLWHLAQYFPQVAHLIGHLSWPISKVAENVSSNIGDVLSGAASFMQASPGLAMAAAAGVGPTTRWPFFVFLAGAMFCLMSSCACHLLSCHSHRLNLFLIRLDYTGIAVMIVVSFFPPIYYIFQCEPRWQVAYLSAISLAGAATVYALMSPRLSDAKYRAHRALLFVGMGLSGVVPAVHAAAVNWHEPRRNVTLAYEGAMAASYLVGTAFYLTRVPERWRPGMFDLCGQSHQIFHLLVIAGALAHYGAAIVFLRVRDEMGCPAN from the exons ATGGACCAGGAGAGCAGCATGGGCGCCGGGCAGctgcaggaggaggaggcgccggCGGCCATGGCGAAGTCGGCGAAGAGGAGGGGCAAGCAGCAGaggagggaggggggagggggagggaggaagaggcggcagcagcagcagcagcaggagtaCCGGCTGGTGAGCTACGAGGAGCTGCCGGAGTACATGAAGGAGAACGAGTTCATCCTCAACCACTACCGCTCCGAGTGGCCGCTGCTGCACGCCTTCCTCAGCGTCTTCTCCTGGCACAACGAGACCATCAACATCTGGACGCACCTGCTGGGGTTCTTCCTGTTCTTGGGCCTCACCCTCTGGCACCTCGCCCAGTACTTCCCCCAGGTCGCCCACCTCATCGGCCACCTCTCCTG GCCCATCTCCAAGGTCGCAGAGAATGTCTCCAGCAACATAGGCGACGTCCTCTCC GGCGCGGCGTCGTTCATGCAGGCGAGCCCGGGGctggcgatggcggcggcggcgggggtggGGCCGACGACGCGGTGGCCCTTCTTCGTGTTCCTGGCGGGCGCCATGTTCTGCCTGATGAGCAGCTGCGCGTGCCACCTGCTGTCGTGCCACTCGCACCGCCTCAACCTCTTCCTCATCCGCCTCGACTACACCGGCATCGCCGTCATGATCGTCGTCTCCTTCTTCCCGCCCATCTACTACATCTTCCAGTGCGAGCCGCGCTGGCAGGTCGCCTACCTCTCCGCCATCTCgctcgccggcgccgccaccgTCTACGCGCTCATGTCGCCCCGCCTCAGCGACGCCAAGTACCGCGCCCACCGCGCGCTGCTCTTCGTCGGGATGGGCCTGTCGGGCGTCGTGCCGGCCGTGCACGCCGCCGCGGTCAACTGGCACGAGCCGCGCCGGAACGTCACGCTGGCGTACGAGGGCGCCATGGCCGCCTCGTACCTCGTCGGCACCGCCTTCTACCTCACCCGCGTGCCCGAGCGGTGGAGGCCCGGGATGTTCGACCTGTGCGGGCAGAGCCATCAGATATTTCACCTGCTTGTCATCGCCGGCGCGCTCGCGCACTACGGCGCCGCCATCGTCTTCCTCAGGGTCCGCGACGAGATGGGCTGCCCAGCCAACTGA